From a region of the Listeria monocytogenes ATCC 19117 genome:
- a CDS encoding DUF1294 domain-containing protein, with the protein MILTIYLIAITLVSFLLFAVDKRKAIKHAYRIPESVLLFTAFLGGAFGSWMSMQLFHHKTQKPKFRILVPLAMVWTVGMVIWWLY; encoded by the coding sequence ATGATTTTAACGATATATTTAATCGCGATAACGCTTGTTTCTTTTCTATTATTCGCTGTTGATAAACGGAAAGCAATTAAACACGCTTACCGGATACCTGAATCTGTACTGCTTTTCACCGCTTTTCTTGGTGGGGCGTTTGGTAGCTGGATGTCGATGCAACTATTTCACCATAAAACCCAAAAACCAAAGTTCCGGATTTTAGTGCCGCTTGCGATGGTTTGGACTGTTGGAATGGTGATTTGGTGGTTGTACTGA
- a CDS encoding amino acid ABC transporter ATP-binding protein, with translation MTKLKVTGLKKSFGANEVLKGIDIEVKEGEVVCVIGPSGSGKSTFLRCMNNLEEITAGEVVVDDFNITDKKVDINKVRENIGMVFQHFNLFPHLSVLENITLAPVELKKMDKEAAKSNALRLLEQVGLREKAEEFPNQLSGGQKQRVAIARALAMDPDIMLFDEPTSALDPEMVGEVLGVMKELAKGGMTMMIVTHEMGFAREVGDRVIFMDGGYIVEEGKPADIFDNPTNERTISFLDKVL, from the coding sequence ATGACTAAACTTAAAGTAACTGGACTGAAAAAGAGTTTTGGCGCAAATGAAGTCTTAAAAGGCATTGATATAGAAGTAAAAGAAGGCGAAGTAGTTTGTGTCATCGGACCTTCTGGATCTGGTAAAAGTACATTTCTTCGTTGTATGAATAACTTGGAAGAAATTACTGCTGGCGAAGTAGTGGTCGATGATTTTAATATTACGGATAAAAAAGTGGACATCAATAAAGTTCGCGAAAATATCGGCATGGTTTTCCAACATTTTAATCTTTTCCCGCATTTGTCTGTTTTAGAAAATATCACATTAGCACCTGTTGAATTGAAAAAAATGGATAAAGAAGCCGCGAAAAGTAATGCTTTACGTTTATTAGAACAAGTTGGCTTACGAGAAAAAGCAGAAGAATTTCCTAATCAACTGTCTGGTGGACAAAAACAACGGGTGGCGATTGCGAGAGCACTTGCAATGGATCCTGATATTATGTTGTTCGATGAGCCAACGTCAGCGCTTGATCCAGAAATGGTAGGGGAAGTTTTAGGCGTTATGAAAGAATTAGCTAAAGGCGGCATGACGATGATGATTGTTACACACGAAATGGGTTTTGCTCGTGAAGTTGGCGACCGAGTTATCTTTATGGATGGTGGCTATATTGTTGAAGAAGGCAAGCCGGCTGATATTTTTGATAACCCAACCAACGAAAGAACGATTAGTTTCTTAGATAAAGTATTATAA
- a CDS encoding 5-methyltetrahydropteroyltriglutamate--homocysteine S-methyltransferase: protein MNQLAPFYADHVGSILRTKGIKDAREKFQSGEITVSELRKIENTEIKYIVEKQKEVGLKSITDGEFRRAWWHFDFLENLDGVEGYDAAGGIQFSKVQTKSHSVKITGPIDFTTHPFIEDFIFLKEAVGDKHVAKQTIPSPAMLHYRGDIEYQPYLDDAEKFAKDLAVAYQKAIQAFYDAGCRYLQLDDTSWSYLCSDEQREVVRQRGFDPDTLQETYKNLINDAIKYKPADMVITMHICRGNFRSTWIAEGGYGPVAETLFGKLNIDGFFLEYDNERSGDFAPLKNVTRPDLKIVLGLITSKTGELEDEAAIKARIEEASEIVPLSQLRLSPQCGFASTEEGNILTEEEQWDKLRYVVRLAKDIWGE, encoded by the coding sequence ATGAATCAACTAGCACCATTTTATGCAGATCATGTGGGAAGTATATTAAGAACAAAGGGAATTAAGGACGCACGAGAGAAATTCCAAAGTGGTGAAATAACAGTCTCAGAGTTGCGCAAAATCGAAAATACAGAAATTAAATATATCGTTGAAAAACAGAAAGAAGTGGGCTTAAAATCAATCACAGATGGCGAATTTCGTCGTGCGTGGTGGCATTTTGACTTCTTGGAAAATTTGGACGGGGTAGAAGGGTACGATGCGGCTGGAGGTATTCAATTCAGCAAAGTCCAAACAAAATCACATTCGGTAAAAATTACCGGACCAATTGACTTTACGACACATCCATTTATAGAAGATTTTATTTTTCTTAAAGAGGCTGTGGGTGACAAGCATGTCGCGAAACAAACTATTCCAAGCCCAGCGATGCTTCATTATCGTGGGGATATAGAGTATCAGCCTTATTTAGATGATGCGGAGAAGTTTGCCAAAGATTTAGCTGTTGCGTATCAAAAAGCGATTCAAGCATTTTATGATGCCGGTTGTCGGTACTTGCAATTAGATGATACGTCGTGGAGTTATTTATGCTCTGATGAACAGCGTGAAGTCGTTCGCCAGAGAGGTTTTGACCCAGATACTTTACAAGAAACATATAAAAATCTTATCAATGATGCTATCAAATATAAACCAGCTGATATGGTCATTACGATGCACATTTGTCGTGGGAATTTCCGCTCCACTTGGATTGCAGAGGGCGGCTATGGCCCCGTTGCAGAAACGTTATTTGGCAAACTAAATATCGATGGTTTCTTTTTGGAGTATGATAATGAACGTTCTGGAGATTTTGCGCCACTAAAAAATGTCACCCGTCCAGACTTGAAAATCGTTCTAGGCTTAATTACATCCAAAACAGGTGAATTAGAGGACGAGGCAGCCATTAAAGCACGGATTGAAGAAGCGAGTGAAATTGTGCCTCTAAGCCAGTTGCGCTTAAGCCCGCAATGCGGTTTCGCCTCGACAGAAGAAGGCAATATTTTGACGGAAGAAGAGCAGTGGGATAAATTGCGATATGTTGTCCGGCTTGCGAAAGATATCTGGGGCGAATAA
- a CDS encoding amino acid ABC transporter substrate-binding protein/permease has product MKKFSRFILMMAIACVAAFIFTGNGLNAKAAEETYLIGTDTTFAPFEFEKDGEHVGIDMDILKAIAKDQNFKYEIKAMGFNAAVQALEANQVDGVIAGMSITDERKQKFDFSDPYFDSGVVMGILKDNDEIKTYDDLKGKKVAVKTGTEGYAFAEKIKDKYDFDIVVFDDSAQMYDDVKTRNSVACFDDYPVLAYGVQTGNGLKIVTEKEKGNSYGFAVNKGKNQELLEKFNAGLVNIKASGEYDKILENYLGKNAIKENTTEKGFMGIIKSSWPALLSGLWLTIRLAVVSLIIAFIIGITFGFMKVSNSKILRGIATVYVDIFRGTPLIVQAFFFYFGIPAALDFRMPVFLAGVIALSLNAGAYMVEIVRGGIQSVDKGQMEAARSLGLPHKKAMMKVVLPQAIRMMIPSFINQFVITLKDTSIMSAIGLVELTQSGKIIMARTFESTWTWLIIGIMYLIVITILTKISDRLERRLRND; this is encoded by the coding sequence ATGAAGAAATTTTCACGCTTCATACTAATGATGGCAATCGCTTGTGTTGCCGCATTTATTTTCACAGGAAACGGGTTAAATGCAAAAGCTGCGGAAGAAACTTACTTGATTGGTACAGACACAACCTTTGCACCTTTTGAATTTGAGAAAGATGGAGAACATGTCGGAATTGATATGGACATCCTAAAAGCAATTGCAAAAGACCAAAATTTTAAATATGAAATTAAAGCAATGGGATTCAATGCAGCGGTACAAGCACTAGAAGCTAACCAAGTAGACGGTGTTATCGCTGGGATGAGTATTACAGACGAACGTAAGCAAAAGTTTGATTTCTCCGATCCATACTTTGATTCTGGTGTCGTTATGGGGATTTTGAAAGATAACGACGAAATCAAAACTTACGACGACTTAAAAGGAAAAAAAGTAGCTGTTAAAACAGGTACAGAAGGTTACGCCTTCGCAGAAAAAATCAAAGATAAATACGACTTTGATATTGTTGTGTTTGATGACTCAGCTCAAATGTATGACGATGTTAAAACAAGAAATTCTGTAGCATGTTTTGATGATTATCCCGTACTAGCTTACGGCGTTCAAACAGGTAACGGTTTAAAAATTGTTACTGAGAAAGAAAAAGGAAACTCCTATGGTTTTGCTGTCAACAAAGGCAAAAATCAAGAACTTTTAGAGAAATTCAATGCTGGATTAGTTAATATTAAAGCAAGCGGCGAATATGATAAAATTTTAGAAAACTACTTAGGTAAAAATGCGATTAAAGAAAATACAACTGAAAAAGGCTTTATGGGAATTATTAAATCTTCTTGGCCAGCACTATTATCCGGTTTGTGGTTGACGATTAGATTAGCCGTAGTTTCGCTAATAATCGCCTTCATTATTGGGATTACATTCGGATTTATGAAAGTGAGCAATAGCAAAATCTTGCGCGGGATTGCGACTGTTTATGTCGATATCTTCCGTGGAACACCATTAATTGTACAAGCATTCTTCTTCTACTTTGGTATTCCAGCAGCACTTGATTTCAGGATGCCTGTATTCTTAGCCGGGGTTATCGCGCTAAGCTTGAACGCCGGTGCCTACATGGTCGAAATCGTTCGCGGTGGTATTCAATCAGTCGACAAAGGACAAATGGAAGCAGCAAGAAGTCTTGGTTTACCACATAAAAAAGCTATGATGAAAGTTGTTCTACCGCAAGCAATTCGAATGATGATTCCATCCTTTATTAACCAATTTGTTATCACGCTTAAAGATACATCAATTATGTCGGCCATTGGACTCGTCGAACTAACACAATCGGGTAAAATCATTATGGCGCGTACATTCGAAAGTACTTGGACATGGCTAATCATCGGAATTATGTACCTTATCGTTATTACCATTTTAACGAAAATATCCGATCGTTTAGAAAGGAGATTACGAAATGACTAA
- a CDS encoding RidA family protein, translating to MAKEIIQTSSAPKALGPYSQAVKVNGLIFTSGQLGINPETGELADGTTKQAEQAFKNIAAVLAEAGSGLDKIIKATVFFKDLNEFKAVNEVYATFFSSDFPARSAFQVAKLPLDAAIEIEVIAEA from the coding sequence ATGGCAAAAGAAATTATTCAAACATCGTCAGCCCCAAAAGCACTTGGACCATACTCGCAAGCTGTAAAAGTGAATGGACTTATTTTTACATCAGGTCAACTCGGTATTAACCCGGAAACCGGCGAATTAGCAGATGGCACGACAAAACAAGCCGAGCAAGCTTTTAAAAATATAGCAGCAGTATTAGCAGAAGCTGGTTCTGGACTGGACAAAATTATTAAAGCAACTGTTTTCTTCAAAGATTTAAATGAATTTAAGGCCGTGAATGAAGTGTATGCGACATTCTTTTCTAGTGATTTTCCCGCGAGAAGTGCTTTCCAAGTAGCAAAATTACCGCTTGATGCTGCAATTGAAATCGAAGTTATCGCAGAAGCATAA
- the uvrC gene encoding excinuclease ABC subunit UvrC, protein MDDKLQKKLTLLPESPGCYIYRDENNEILYIGKSKCLKNRVKSYFHSKQIGKTARLVRQIRDLELIITTSEKEALLLEMILIQKYQPPFNIQLKEGTSYPYIKITNEKNPHIEVVFEVKRDGAHYFGPYPGRFSARQTVDLIEKLFPLCRCDGKPGRPCLYYHLGLCLGPCQAEIDPAVYKKQIHKISRFLEGDVKNVKDKLLGDMLTATENLEFERAAELRDKIHAINETIEKQHIIFPGLKNRDIIGCYEQDNHLSVFVFFVRNGAINGSKWHVFQIEKSLQEDLAKFLNQFYKDPNNIRPKELLIAEKIDKSLLNEQLRKACLFPQKGGKKKQVDLAIENAKSAYIAYAKMKEYDFEIQLNNH, encoded by the coding sequence TTGGACGATAAATTACAAAAGAAATTGACCTTATTACCTGAATCACCAGGTTGTTATATTTATAGAGATGAAAATAATGAAATTCTTTATATTGGTAAATCTAAATGTTTGAAAAACCGTGTAAAGTCTTATTTTCATAGCAAACAAATTGGGAAAACTGCAAGACTTGTTAGGCAAATTCGAGATTTAGAATTAATTATTACAACCTCCGAAAAAGAAGCTTTACTACTCGAAATGATCTTAATTCAAAAATACCAGCCACCTTTTAATATCCAGCTAAAAGAAGGAACGAGCTACCCATATATCAAAATTACGAACGAAAAAAATCCGCATATCGAAGTTGTGTTTGAAGTAAAGCGAGACGGCGCGCATTATTTTGGTCCTTATCCAGGTCGTTTTTCCGCAAGACAGACGGTGGACCTAATTGAAAAATTGTTTCCACTTTGTCGATGTGACGGTAAGCCAGGACGACCATGTTTGTACTACCATCTTGGATTATGCTTAGGTCCATGCCAAGCCGAAATTGATCCGGCAGTTTATAAAAAACAGATCCATAAAATTAGTCGTTTTCTTGAAGGCGACGTGAAAAATGTGAAGGATAAACTACTGGGGGACATGTTAACTGCAACCGAAAATCTTGAATTCGAAAGGGCGGCAGAACTTCGAGATAAAATACACGCTATTAATGAGACAATCGAAAAGCAACATATTATTTTTCCTGGCCTAAAAAATCGGGATATCATTGGTTGCTATGAACAAGATAACCATTTAAGTGTCTTCGTTTTCTTCGTTCGAAATGGCGCAATCAATGGAAGTAAATGGCACGTTTTCCAAATTGAAAAATCCCTTCAAGAAGATTTAGCCAAATTTCTCAATCAATTTTATAAAGATCCTAACAATATTCGACCAAAAGAGTTGTTAATCGCTGAAAAAATAGATAAGAGCTTACTGAATGAGCAGCTTAGAAAAGCTTGTTTATTTCCACAAAAAGGCGGTAAGAAGAAACAAGTAGACCTGGCTATCGAAAATGCGAAAAGTGCTTATATTGCTTACGCAAAAATGAAAGAATATGATTTTGAAATACAACTAAACAATCATTAG